From the genome of Anopheles moucheti chromosome 3, idAnoMoucSN_F20_07, whole genome shotgun sequence, one region includes:
- the LOC128305030 gene encoding uncharacterized protein LOC128305030 codes for MIVSFFPDSVWGCTVKQHQKQKHLLYHKIIYTLISDKYKSRILRRSSFALLYLSYVFIKMLPVTLAIETHTGTKSITSLPVKARPLPEMVAPPLDDEDDDYFDEYDEYDIVKNKSAKGMYVGAPCEFTCHPKLHHVYCDPTTNTCSCEKDYVVLIGILKGCAKPKKLGEQCFYDQTCIYNDEHALCMQIVHNAICQCAPGFHSVSYSKPTKRVFCTQDMATITADLPTLFGVTSGIAVLAGLICMVLHLFSKTKYPRPRHFGDANLAPPILFSSDTGIPLTIQSARPSSRSSQRSSGSIGSYGNRRPSSAPLHGSKGVLVSTSRTGAARSAAILLVSCHISAIRNSKSTSTDSQHPSSYLSDDNMTKYLERQLEHQKQLLYLDIPSLRTHNKLFSKFCKATALIGSGNHTSSVNVHGRDNDGTGVGHAAGSSSTAGGSNGQYHAPYHYGTSTNDDSSFDDEDGHGSRRPSLASVHSTSSSVRSYSMRRFEQEIQQKELRQEMKRHLARLQEQQQLQKIKPNIIIGDVISCPMNKPILTTPSPMTPNSVDDILPSVDETQEVFSPNLSQRSVSDSTGGCFDGPCSSTELLK; via the exons ATGATAGTGAGTTTCTTCCCCGACAGTGTCTGGGGATGTACAGTGAAGCAGCACCAAAAGCAGAAACACCTCCTGTACCATAAGATCATCTACACCCTCATTAGCGATAAGTACAAAAGCCGCATCCTGCGCCGGTCGTCCTTCGCCCTGCTCTATCTGTCGTACGTGTTTATTAAGATGCTTCCGGTGACGCTCGCGATCGAAACGCACACCGGCACCAAATCGATCACCTCGCTGCCGGTGAAAGCGCGCCCGCTGCCAGAAATGGTGGCACCACCGCTTGACGATGAGGACGACGACTACTTCGATGAATACGATGAGTACGATATAGTGAAGAATAAATCGG CGAAGGGAATGTACGTTGGGGCACCGTGCGAGTTTACGTGCCACCCCAAGCTACATCACGTGTACTGTGATCCTACGACTAACACCTGCAGCTGCGAAAAAGATTACGTCGTGCTGATTGGGATACTGAAAGGATGTGCCAAGC CCAAAAAACTTGGGGAACAATGCTTCTACGATCAGACTTGCATCTACAACGATGAGCATGCGCTGTGCATGCAGATCGTCCACAATGCCATCTGTCAATGTGCGCCCGGTTTCCACTCCGTTAGCTACTCGAAGCCAACGAAACGTGTCTTCTGCACACAAG ACATGGCCACCATAACTGCGGATCTTCCGACACTGTTCGGTGTCACGAGCGGCATTGCCGTGCTGGCGGGGCTCATTTGCATGGTGCTGCATTtatttagcaaaacaaaatatccaCGACCTAGGCATTTCGGTGATGCGAACCTCGCACCGCCGATACTCTTTTCCAGTGATACAG GGATACCATTGACAATACAGTCGGCAAGACCGTCATCTCGTTCCAGTCAGCGCTCGAGCGGTTCCATCGGTTCCTATGGCAATCGGCGACCGTCCAGTGCGCCGCTGCACGGCTCCAAAGGGGTCCTGGTCTCGACCTCCCGTACAGGTGCGGCCCGATCTGCCGCCATATTGCTTGTATCATGTCACATATCTGCAATTAGAAATAGTAAATCCACTAGTACCGATTCCCAGCACCCCAGCAGCTATCTGAGCGACGACAATATGACCAAATATCTCGAGCGCCAGCTGGAGCACCAGAAGCAGCTGCTCTACCTGGACATACCGTCGCTCAGAACGCACAATAAGTTGTTTTCCAAGTTTTGCAAGGCCACCGCGCTGATCGGCAGCGGAAACCACACGTCGAGCGTGAACGTGCACGGCAGGGACAATGATGGGACCGGCGTCGGGCATGCCGCgggtagcagcagcaccgcCGGTGGCAGCAACGGGCAGTACCACGCACCGTACCATTACGGCACCTCCACCAACGACGATTCGAGCTTCGACGACGAGGACGGACATG GTTCCCGAAGACCAAGTTTAGCTTCCGTGCACAGTACCAGTTCATCCGTGCGGAGCTACAGTATGCGTCGGTTCGAGCAGGAGATCCAGCAGAAGGAGCTACGGCAGGAGATGAAGCGGCATCTGGCCCGGCtccaggagcagcagcagctgcagaaGATCAAACcgaacatcatcatcggtgATGTGATATCGTGCCCTATGAACAAACCGATACTGACGACACCCAGCCCGATGACTCCGAACTCGGTCGACGACATACTACCGTCGGTGGACGAGACACAGGAGGTA TTCTCGCCCAACCTAAGCCAACGTTCGGTGAGCGACAGTACGGGCGGATGTTTCGATGGACCGTGCAGCTCGACggaattgttgaaatag